A DNA window from Gemmatimonadota bacterium contains the following coding sequences:
- a CDS encoding sulfotransferase, which yields MPIITIIGRGHSGTRAMSHTLYTSGVYMGRTINASGDKVPPHDLYDACRIFAKYVRWTGGTSWDFSKALEMDIDPEFVEKVKTYLVDVLENGAPFRGWKLPETTLIYPWIVRMYPDIRYIHWIRDPRDGILAPHRTDDLGDFGIAYPDTADIRRQRAISWLYQYRLMKATPKPGHLMTVRFEDFVLKQEETLRRLEAYLGIPLSRIVVRPEAVGRWKKAEGALPMDLLGDALAELGYEV from the coding sequence ATGCCCATCATTACCATTATTGGCCGGGGACACTCCGGCACGCGGGCCATGTCCCACACGCTATACACAAGCGGTGTCTACATGGGCCGGACGATCAACGCCTCGGGCGACAAGGTGCCTCCGCACGACCTGTATGACGCCTGCCGGATCTTCGCGAAGTACGTCAGATGGACCGGCGGCACTTCCTGGGATTTCTCGAAGGCGCTGGAGATGGACATCGACCCTGAATTCGTGGAGAAAGTGAAAACCTACCTGGTGGACGTGCTGGAAAACGGGGCTCCTTTCCGCGGCTGGAAACTGCCGGAAACCACGCTCATCTATCCGTGGATCGTCCGCATGTATCCCGATATCCGGTACATCCACTGGATCCGGGACCCCAGGGACGGCATCCTCGCCCCGCACCGAACCGACGATCTCGGCGACTTCGGCATTGCTTATCCGGACACGGCGGACATCCGGCGGCAGCGGGCGATTTCGTGGCTGTACCAGTACCGGCTCATGAAGGCGACGCCGAAGCCCGGTCACCTCATGACCGTCCGGTTCGAAGATTTCGTACTGAAGCAGGAAGAGACTCTTCGCCGGCTTGAAGCCTATCTCGGCATCCCCCTGAGCCGTATCGTCGTGCGGCCCGAAGCAGTGGGGCGGTGGAAGAAGGCGGAAGGCGCACTGCCCATGGACCTGCTGGGCGATGCGCTGGCCGAATTGGGATACGAGGTCTGA
- a CDS encoding aminotransferase class V-fold PLP-dependent enzyme — MFTSISEPQTQPIDPGDRAYWSQVRSQFMLESGHAYLNNAALGMPPKPVRDAVAEGFRLMSENPSKAKRDFHGYIESELRPAMAGFLGAETGEIALARNATEGLYHIVNGLDLAPGDGVLMTTQEHPSAVRPWQVRAERYGIEVREVHIPSPLVGTDDILERISAAIDGRTKVLFFCHVTRGGYLYPVRRLCDMAREKGLISAVDGAQAVGMLDVDLADVGSDLYTNSLHKWFLGPAGTGFLHVSHAMQPSFNSLYAPAAESGGDARRLEIQGTYDLPVRAALGTALDFLNRIGIGNIERRLRMLSDYLRKALLEVPGLRLLTSLSHDISSPGSTIFEFDETDAARWRGPMEEEAKLHVDDHDRDGHRGLRISTHYYNTTDEIDRCVDKLKELARREGL; from the coding sequence ATGTTTACTTCCATATCCGAACCGCAGACCCAGCCCATAGATCCCGGTGACCGGGCATATTGGTCCCAGGTCCGGTCCCAGTTCATGCTGGAATCGGGCCATGCCTATCTCAACAACGCCGCCCTGGGCATGCCTCCCAAGCCCGTTCGGGATGCCGTCGCCGAGGGGTTCCGCCTGATGTCCGAGAACCCGTCGAAGGCCAAGCGGGATTTCCACGGCTACATCGAGTCCGAACTCCGGCCGGCCATGGCCGGTTTCCTGGGTGCGGAGACCGGCGAAATCGCCCTGGCCCGCAATGCGACCGAGGGACTCTACCATATCGTCAACGGACTGGACCTGGCGCCGGGGGACGGAGTCCTGATGACCACGCAGGAGCATCCCAGCGCGGTGCGGCCCTGGCAGGTAAGGGCGGAACGATACGGTATCGAGGTCCGGGAAGTCCATATCCCCAGTCCGCTTGTGGGCACGGACGACATCCTTGAGCGTATATCGGCGGCGATCGACGGGCGGACGAAAGTGCTCTTCTTCTGTCACGTCACCCGGGGGGGATACCTGTACCCGGTCAGAAGACTTTGCGACATGGCCAGGGAGAAGGGGTTGATATCGGCAGTCGACGGCGCCCAGGCAGTGGGGATGCTGGACGTCGACCTGGCCGATGTCGGCAGCGACCTCTACACCAACAGCCTGCACAAGTGGTTCCTAGGTCCCGCCGGCACGGGATTTCTCCATGTAAGCCACGCCATGCAGCCCTCCTTCAACTCCCTCTACGCACCCGCGGCCGAATCTGGCGGCGACGCGCGCCGTTTAGAAATCCAGGGGACCTACGACCTGCCCGTGCGCGCGGCCCTTGGCACTGCCCTGGATTTTCTGAACCGCATCGGAATAGGCAATATCGAGCGGCGCCTGCGCATGCTGTCGGACTACCTGAGAAAGGCCCTGCTGGAAGTCCCCGGGCTGCGGCTGCTCACCAGCCTGTCTCACGATATCTCGTCTCCGGGTTCCACCATCTTCGAGTTCGACGAGACCGATGCGGCGAGGTGGCGCGGTCCCATGGAGGAGGAAGCAAAACTCCACGTGGACGACCACGACCGGGACGGCCACCGGGGGCTCCGCATCTCCACCCACTACTACAACACGACGGATGAAATCGACCGGTGCGTCGACAAGTTGAAGGAGTTGGCACGGCGGGAGGGGCTTTAA
- a CDS encoding tetratricopeptide repeat protein — MRADGLPAAVSNPDRRPEARGFRHLVARARHLVARARHLVPRLGAIPRLGAIPRLGAIPRLGAIPRLGAIPRLGAIPRLGAIPRLGVVVLAIGLAATGCAEDPADRQTAELYRQGNLLYEGGKYAEASRTYERIVERGVSNGHVYYNLGNAYYKQDRIGLAILAYERATRLMPRDGDLHNNLDLAKERTTDQIAGEVPWFGRQALDGVTVNEATVAATAAGFLASLALVGYLLARRPRARTATGYTLLVSCLALLMAAGFLGIKIYDSVLNEEAIVLRPTAVVRTGPDVSSEPVFTLHEGAKVQLVEHRNDWLRIRLPDGKNGWLSQDDLEGI; from the coding sequence ATGCGCGCGGATGGCCTGCCGGCGGCCGTCTCTAACCCGGATCGGAGACCGGAAGCCCGGGGTTTTCGACACCTGGTCGCGAGGGCTCGCCACCTGGTCGCGAGGGCTCGACACCTGGTCCCGAGGCTGGGTGCGATTCCGAGGCTGGGTGCGATTCCGAGGCTGGGTGCGATTCCGAGGCTGGGTGCGATTCCGAGGCTGGGTGCGATTCCGAGGCTGGGTGCGATTCCGAGGCTGGGTGCGATTCCGAGGCTGGGTGTGGTCGTACTGGCCATCGGCCTCGCGGCCACCGGTTGCGCCGAAGACCCGGCGGACCGGCAGACGGCGGAACTGTACCGTCAGGGCAATCTGCTGTACGAGGGCGGCAAATACGCGGAGGCCAGCCGGACGTACGAACGCATCGTTGAACGCGGAGTAAGCAATGGGCACGTGTACTACAACCTGGGGAATGCTTATTACAAGCAGGACCGGATCGGCCTGGCCATCCTGGCCTACGAACGGGCTACCCGCCTCATGCCTCGGGACGGGGACCTGCACAACAACCTGGACCTCGCGAAGGAACGGACGACGGACCAGATCGCGGGCGAAGTGCCGTGGTTCGGCCGGCAGGCGCTGGACGGCGTGACGGTGAACGAAGCCACGGTCGCCGCCACCGCGGCCGGGTTCCTCGCGTCACTGGCGCTGGTGGGCTATCTGCTCGCGAGGCGGCCGCGCGCGCGGACCGCGACCGGTTACACGCTCCTGGTCTCCTGCCTCGCGCTGCTCATGGCCGCCGGGTTCCTGGGCATCAAGATCTACGACAGCGTGTTGAACGAGGAGGCGATCGTCCTGCGGCCGACTGCCGTGGTCAGAACGGGTCCCGACGTATCATCCGAACCGGTTTTTACGCTGCACGAAGGCGCCAAGGTCCAGCTGGTCGAACACCGGAACGACTGGCTCCGAATTCGCCTGCCGGACGGCAAGAACGGCTGGCTGTCACAGGACGATCTCGAAGGCATCTGA